ATCTTATGACTGTGTAATAAACAAAACACCACCATGTAAAATGCGGCAGTCCAATCTTTTCTATTGGCTCAGCCATAACGCAATTTACACATTGAATTAATGAAGCGGAATCCTCGTAAAATGGTTCACGGTAGAGTGTATCTTTTCTAAGCCATCTCACTATACCCCCACCCTGACTAAGACCATTCGAATGGGTAGTGTGTGATGCATTGCAATTGCATTTTCTTCATGTGGTACTGAGTCACATTTGGTTAAATCATCCCCTTATTAACAAGAGAAAAAaactctcgtctctctctctccctccctccctctccttttaaCAAATAGGCCTACCCTCTAGAAACCTACCAAACAAATTCAGCCCTAGTTACGTGCGCTGGGGAATGaaagtggagaggtggagagagcgcGCGAGACACAATTGTGAATCGCTCTCACAGTCCAGCGAGATAGGTGCTACAAACGCACGCTAAGTACATGCATGTGTTGAGTGGGCGCTTGGATTGAGAATGCTGGAAAGAAGGAGGATTCTCACGTAATAATTCACCGACATTTTCCAATATCTACATCGGGAATTACAATTGTCCTTGTTTGTTTCGTGTTTTATTATTCCCTCACTATCAGTTTTTTTTGTATTCTATCCGTATTGCTTGCGACTGTGAGAACTAACGTTAACTACTGATGATTGTTATAAGTGAGTAAATGTAGAGAAGAAATCAGAGTGCACGGATGCTGCTTGGATAGGCTACTGGACACATGATGTGTTGCTTATACGCTGCTTCAAGGTAAGAAGACGAGTGGCTCTGTAAAGTAGCCTAACTGTATCATCACAATTTGGGAATCTGTGCGGGCAATTTCATTGCCACTAATCTGTTGGATATATCGTCTAAGGAATCTTGACCATTTACATCGCTTCTATATCAATCTGGgagatgtgttttttttgtctAACTGAATAAACTCGGACTGATTCAACATTAAAATGAAATAAGATAACATCTTGGACATTTTCTCTTTACAGGCATGATAAGATATTCGGAATCGTTATGAATTCATGACATAGGATATAACCAGACTGAACGGACTGTTAAAGAAACATTTATTCGTTGCTGGAAAAAAGGGGTGAGGATTACCCCCTACCCCACCCACCCACAAAAAAATGAAGAAAAGTATAGCGGGTGCACTTGCTCTTATTCACTGCAGTTGAAGCGGTGTTGGAGTGCGTCCGGAGTATGAAGTCATACACATCCTGAAACGAAGGACTTCAAATTAACCGATAAGGAAAATTATGTTTAACAAAAACAATAGCAGCAAGTAAACGTCATTCGATTCAAGGCTTTATAATCCAGTTAAGACATTGCGGGGAACAATGAGGACTACTGGCGCAGTGGACTATATATGCTACAGTATACTCATCCTGCAGCTGCTGAATCAGCCCGATGCCAAGCAAGTGTTGCGATATCGCTTGGCTGAGGAGGGACCCGCCGATGTCAGGGTAGGGAACGTAGCCAAAGACCTCGGAATCGTCGCCGGGTCTGGTGAGGTTACGTTTACCCTCGAGTCCGGCTCTGATTTTTTCAAAATAGATAATATAACAGGCGAGCTGACCACTAATGAACGGCGGATAGACCGTGAAAAATTACAGCAATGCCAAATGATATTTGATGAAAACGAATGTTTCATAGATTTTGAAGTGTCAGTAATTGGACCGGCTCAGAGCTGGGTTGACCTGTTCGAGGGGAAAGTCATTATTTTAGACATAAATGACAACACCCCGTCTTTCCCCTCTCCTGTTCTGACACTGTCAGTGGAAGAGAACAGACCGATTGGCACTCTCTATCTCCTGCCCACTGCCACCGACAGAGATTTTGGCAGGAACGGAATTGAGAGATATGAGCTTATTCAGGACAGCGGGGAGAGCTCCAGGCGCCTGGGTTCGAACTCAGGGGGACGCGGAGTGGACAGCAGGAGATTTGATGAGGGGGCAGCCAGGAGCAGTGTCTTTGAACTGCAAGTTGCTGACACAACTGATGGGGAAAAACAGCCGCAGCTCATCATTAAAGGAGCGCTGGACAGGGAGCAGAGGGACTCTTATGAGCTCACCCTGCGTGTTAGGGATGGGGGCGACCCCCCACGCTCCTCACAGGCCATCCTGAGGGTGATGATCACGGATGTGAATGACAACAGCCCCCGCTTTGAGAAGGCTGTGTATGAGGCTGACCTGCCAGAGAACAGCTCCCCTGGTGCCCCCATCCTGCAGCTGAAAGCAGCTGACGCAGACGTTGGGGTGAACGGTCAGATTGAGTATGTATTTGGTGCGGCCACAGAGTCAGTGCGTAGGCTGCTGAGGCTGGACGAGGGCTCGGGGTGGCTTAGCGTGCTCCATCGTATTGACCGTGAGGAGGTGAGCCAGCTGCGCTTCACGGTAATGGCAAGGGATCGAGGTCAGCCACCCAAAATGGACAAGGCAACCGTGGTCCTCAATATCAAAGATGAGAACGACAACGTGCCTGCTATCGAGATTCGTAAGATTGGACGCATTTTCTTGAAAGATGGAGTGGCCAATGTGGCAGAGGATGTAGTGGTGGACACGCCTATAGCTTTAGTCCAGGTGTCAGACCGCGACCAGGGCGAGAATGGCATCGTGACCTGCACTGTGGTGGGTGACGTGCCCTTCCAGCTCAAACCGGCCAGTGAGATTGAGGGTGAGATGAATAAGAAGAAATACTTTCTCCATACATCAGCCCCGCTGGACTATGAGGCCACACAGGAGTACAATGTGGTCATCGTGGCTGTGGACTCAGGAAGCCCTAgcctggccagtaataactcgcTTATCGTGAAGGTGGGAGACTTCAACGACAACCCACCCATCTTTAGCCAGAACGTGGTGGAGGTGTCCTTTCTGGAAAACAATGCCCCAGGCGAGAGGGTGACCACAGTGCAGGCAATCGATGCTGACAGTGGCAAGAATGCAGAAATCGCCTACTCCCTCGTCTCCTCTGTAAATGGGATATTCTCCATTGATGCAGACAGTGGTGACATCAGAGTAAACACCATTCTGGACAGGGAGCAAACAGAGAGGTATGAGTTCAAAGTGATAGCTAAAGATAAGGGCATGCCCATACTCCAGGGGTCAGCCACTGTGGTGGTCCTGGTGGCAGATAAGAACGACAATGAGCCAAAGTTCATGCAGGACGTGTTCACCTTCTACGTCAAAGAGAACCTAACACCAAACAGCCCTGTTGGCATGGTGACCGTCATTGACGCTGACAAGGGCGAGAACGCTGAAATGAGCCTTTTCatcgaggaagaggaggatatctTCTCCATTGAGAATGACACAGGAACCATTTTCTCCACCATGTCATTTGACCGCGAGCAGAAGACTTCATACACGTTTAGGGTCAAGGCTGTGGACGGTGGAGACCCACCCAGATCCGCCACAGCCACCGTGTCACTTTTCGTGATGGACGAGAACGACAACCCGCCAACTGTCACCTTCCCCATCAACAGCACTTACACCCTCCTGCCCCCCTCCAGCAACGTCAGGACTGTAGTACGAACCGTCATAGCCACTGATCCGGACACAGGGATCAACGCTGACCTAAACTACAGCATCATCGGTGGAAACCCCTTCAAACTGTTTGAGATTGACGGAGGCAGCGGGGTCATCTCACTGGTGGGGAAGCTGGAGCAGAAACACTATGGCCTCCATCGACTCGTGGTTCAGGTGAACGACAGCGGGCAGCCCTCCCAGAGCACCACTACCCTTGTGCATGTCTATGTCAATGAGACCCTCTCCAATTCCACCATCGTAGAGGCCCAGGTGGCCAAGAGCCTGGGTACGCCGCTCAATACCAACATCGCTGGTGACCCCAACTACGACCTGGGTAAGCAGCGGTTGAGCATCGTCATCGGGGTGGTCTCGGGCATCATGACGGTCATTCTCATCATCCTCATCGTCGTCATGGCCCGTTACTGCCGCCCCAAGAACAAGAATGGCTATGAGGCAGGCAAGAAGGACCACGAGGACTTCTTCACCCCTCAGCAGCATGACAAGGGCAAAAAGCCTAAGAAGGACAAGAAGAATAAGAAGTCCAAACAGCCACTGTACAGCAGCATCGTCACCATTGAGGCCTCCAAGCCCAATGGCCAGCGCTACGATGGTGTCAACGAGAAGCTGTCGGACAGCCCTGGGATGGGCCGGTACCGGTCTGTTAACGGAGGGCCCGGGAGCCCGGATCTGGCCCGGCACTACAAGTCCAGCTCGCCACTGCCCACAGTCCAGCTCCACCCCCAGTCACCCACGGCCGGGAAAAAGCATCAGGCTGTTCAGGACCTGCCCCCTGCCAACACCTTCGTTGGCACCGGAGATAACATTTCCCTTGGATCTGACCACTGCTCTGAGTATAGCAGTCAAACCATCAACAAGTACAACAAACAGGTAAGAATACATTgactcaatatatatatatatatatatatatatatatatatatatatatatatatatatatatatatatatatgtcatttTTTTCTTCTTGTTCTTTCTGTTTTCAAATGTgtcatgtttctccctctcttagTGTTATCTCCTGCGTAATGCCTCCTGACAGGGCTAGTCTCAGTAGTCATGTTGCTTTTATGGTGCTAATATGTGTCAAGTTAGCTGTATTGATCTGTTTGGGTTTGGAGTGCCATTCACCATGTAATATTGAAAAGGAAATGAGGACATGCGTAGCCTATGCCAGGATTTCATTTTCACTCGCCTAAGCATATCCAGCTCTTTTGCTCTCTCTAGTATTGTGAGGCGGTTTAGTTTGACTGTGGTGTCACTTTTGCTGACCTGTGCATGTATATGTTTTGAGTGTTGTAGACAGCTTGCATAAGGGTCTGGTTTGCAGTTATTCTACCACAGTGTGGCTAAGTAGCTAGGATACCCTTCTGCTAGGTGAATAACTCCCCGCCCTCTTTGTAACAAGGCAGCCTTTTTCTTCCTTTTAGagggtaaaaaaaaacaagacaaagAAAAACAAGTAAGACAttgtgaaaatgaaatacaggagTGGCCTTCTAAAGGAATGCTAACCAAGGGTGCCGTGTTTTACTGGATTTCAGCTTGACTAGGAACATCTGGGCAGGAGGTCACAACATAACTGTGCCCTGATGTGTCTGTATCAATTCACTGACCCAGCAGTGAAATCAGGCTTACCTAaacctctccctcctgctctttctctctctttttctctcatgtTCTGTCTCAGACATGTTCTGCCTTtcgctctctccatcccttatGTAGGTTACTCTCATGTatctcttcatccatccatttctctctcatccctctttctctctctctccttcatctcactATGCCCTCTTTATTTCTTTATGACACCCATCTCTTACACATTCTCCCTCCGGCCATCCCTTCCTCTGTTTCCCATCTTCCTCACTCCTCTCATCGACTCTTTGTGCCATCATTCATGGCTGCACGCATGACATGGAACTTCATATTCTAGGGAAGTGTGAATTAATCAATTCATATCATTATGGttcttaaaaaaaaacaaatctatgAGAAAGCTATGAGAAAGGTGGTGCGAATCAAGGTTAATACATGATGAAGTTGGTTCCTTTTCATCTGCATTTACCAGGAAAATAACACTTACCCTATTGTTTCATATGTTTTCTATGGCAATCTAATGCATTATTGATTGTTCTCTTATGTGTTGTAAGCAGCAAACTCCTCTTGCATTCCTGAGTGCTGTTCAGCACAGTAGATTGGGCtgatttctgtctctctttcttgtcCCCCCCCCATCTTATGTCCCCCcttgctcttctctctcactctttctctctctctctctctctctctctctctctctctctctctctctctctctctctctctctctctctctctctctctctctctctctctctctctctctctctctctctctctctctctctctctctgtctctctctctctctctatccgccCCTGCATCTTTTCCTTTCTTCAAAGCCGCCTCCTCTCCCCACCATATCTTtcactctcctctatctctcaccACCACACCAATTTCTGCCCCTCTCCTCAAAATCATTGCTCTCAATTTCTTTTTGCTCTTTTCATCGCCTGTCTTTTTTCTTGCAGTCTCTTTCTTTATTAATCTTCTCTCCCTTACTCTACGCTATATCCCTTTTCCTTCTGCTATTTCCTCTTTAATTTCTCAATCTCCCTCaccatccgtccatccatccctctctttttcctctacTGTCTCTAACAGCTTCTAATGCGCtgtattcagtgttttgtgtgaGGACTGCTGTTGCTTACGAATGTCCCATCCATAATTAACAGGACACTCTATTTGCTGCGGCAGAGCCATGTATTGTGTATGTCGCTAGCAGTGCTGTTGCACTTTTCCATAATTAGTTATTTACTTTTTCATTTGAATGCTCGCTACAgcgttttttaaattattatagaCAAGTCAATTCATTCGAAGATTCAGACACAGACCTGAAAACACACAGGGGTGTCGAGCATTGAGTGTTGAGCGTTTGCAAAGGCTGTCCCCGCCACCATAATGTGCAATTACCTCTTTTTAAACATGCAGAGCTACTTTTTCTCGATTCTCCTCAACGGTTCCTGTAGAAGTGGCTAATGTAGAAGTGTTGCCCTCTATGATTTATTGAATATTGTCAGAAGCAGCGGCAACTGTAGCCCCATGTACTCATGAGgcaacagagatacagtatataacattctatgacGTGTTATTACACTCCAATACATGCCTTGTCAAACATTCCCTGTTGATACTTCGATTGAACGGCTGCACTTACAGTCTCCTGAGGGCCACCACAGGGCCACCACAGCTAAAAAACGCTGGTAAGCACCCCCCCTTTGGTTGAGGACATAATGTGTAATGAAACGCATAAGAATTATGAGGTGCTGGGGATGGAATTATACATAGAAATAGAAATGAATAGATTCTATTTCTATCGAATTAAACATGGCTTCTTGTCCGACTCCGTTGTTGCTATGTATTTGCATGCAGAGGCCGGTGGGAGGTTGGATTAGGGATAAGGTTTCATGTCTGATTGTATAGAATTGCATGGTAGATCACATTGTATTGCGACTGCTGGAGACAGGGTAATCCGCAATGTCAAATTGATCACATTAGATATGGAAATTGCTATTCAAAACATATCAGATTTAACCTTTGTTATTGAATTAACAGTGGCAGGAAATCCAAAATGCATTGCAATCTACGATATTTAAGGCTCATTGAGGTTGAGACCTTTTGATGGGATTAgcaaatctctctctcactcactcactcactcacacacatacaccgactgtctctctctctctccttctctatccatCTTTCCTTCTATTTTCTCCTCTATGGATCTCTCTCGCTCCACTTCTCACGCTCTCCTTCGCTCACTCTCCTcccagaaatagagacagacacaaGAAAGAGAGCCTGTTTGAGTTACACAGAGTGGTCTCTACTTTTCCACAGGAgagttgtggggggggggggcagcttcACTATCCTATTGACTATGAGTCTCTACTGCGGTATCAGGTTCCTTCTAGGTCTCCTTCCACCTCATCCTTCGCCTACCGAATATAAAAATAACCACCGCACATGCAGCAGCCGGCTTGGACTCCAAGCAGGTAACCAGGCAACCAGTGAAGTTTAGCAGGTTGTCATCAGACATTTAAGCAGTCATTAAGTCAGGGGAGCACAGAGTGAGACGCCAGCgtgtcactgagcagccattGAGTTAGAACAGTAGGGTGATGTACTTGGAATTTCAGTCCTTCCTGGAACTCCACACTTATTGGATTCAAGCCTGtgtttttttgtctctctctctttcttccattGTATCCCTACTGTGTCATGTTTCCGTAGCTAAATCACTGTGTTAAATAGTGTTTTAGTTGATAATCGTCATACTCTCAAGTACCAAATGCCTAAAGCTAAATTATTGGTCAAACTTGATTTGGAATTGTCCGGATTTTCCATTTGTAGATGCTCTACAAATGGTCATACTATCGACAAACTATCTGTTCGTCTGCACATTCCTCACTCCCTAGATCCAcatttaaaggtgcaatatgcaaaaattgctctgccatttcttggttgctaaaattcaaatAGTTCAGTTTaggtttatgtgacaaaacaagcaaaatATGTTATTTTCAGCTCTTTGaatctggtgtacaaaaccagaacaattgtcatttttttttaaaccaggaaAACAGAAATGAGAAAATATAATTTGGGAAAATATAAAAGATAATTAGGTTTTATAGGGCCCCTCTTAGAGTTGTTTAataaccattattttaccagaAATATTGACA
The window above is part of the Oncorhynchus gorbuscha isolate QuinsamMale2020 ecotype Even-year linkage group LG21, OgorEven_v1.0, whole genome shotgun sequence genome. Proteins encoded here:
- the LOC124007690 gene encoding protocadherin-7-like isoform X3; amino-acid sequence: MRTTGAVDYICYSILILQLLNQPDAKQVLRYRLAEEGPADVRVGNVAKDLGIVAGSGEVTFTLESGSDFFKIDNITGELTTNERRIDREKLQQCQMIFDENECFIDFEVSVIGPAQSWVDLFEGKVIILDINDNTPSFPSPVLTLSVEENRPIGTLYLLPTATDRDFGRNGIERYELIQDSGESSRRLGSNSGGRGVDSRRFDEGAARSSVFELQVADTTDGEKQPQLIIKGALDREQRDSYELTLRVRDGGDPPRSSQAILRVMITDVNDNSPRFEKAVYEADLPENSSPGAPILQLKAADADVGVNGQIEYVFGAATESVRRLLRLDEGSGWLSVLHRIDREEVSQLRFTVMARDRGQPPKMDKATVVLNIKDENDNVPAIEIRKIGRIFLKDGVANVAEDVVVDTPIALVQVSDRDQGENGIVTCTVVGDVPFQLKPASEIEGEMNKKKYFLHTSAPLDYEATQEYNVVIVAVDSGSPSLASNNSLIVKVGDFNDNPPIFSQNVVEVSFLENNAPGERVTTVQAIDADSGKNAEIAYSLVSSVNGIFSIDADSGDIRVNTILDREQTERYEFKVIAKDKGMPILQGSATVVVLVADKNDNEPKFMQDVFTFYVKENLTPNSPVGMVTVIDADKGENAEMSLFIEEEEDIFSIENDTGTIFSTMSFDREQKTSYTFRVKAVDGGDPPRSATATVSLFVMDENDNPPTVTFPINSTYTLLPPSSNVRTVVRTVIATDPDTGINADLNYSIIGGNPFKLFEIDGGSGVISLVGKLEQKHYGLHRLVVQVNDSGQPSQSTTTLVHVYVNETLSNSTIVEAQVAKSLGTPLNTNIAGDPNYDLGKQRLSIVIGVVSGIMTVILIILIVVMARYCRPKNKNGYEAGKKDHEDFFTPQQHDKGKKPKKDKKNKKSKQPLYSSIVTIEASKPNGQRYDGVNEKLSDSPGMGRYRSVNGGPGSPDLARHYKSSSPLPTVQLHPQSPTAGKKHQAVQDLPPANTFVGTGDNISLGSDHCSEYSSQTINKYNKQPFRRVTFSVVSQPQDPHQQGSLQSCYDSGLEESETPSSKGSSGGPRLGALPLPEDSYERTTPDGSVGEAEHMENGEKEH
- the LOC124007690 gene encoding protocadherin-7-like isoform X1, with protein sequence MRTTGAVDYICYSILILQLLNQPDAKQVLRYRLAEEGPADVRVGNVAKDLGIVAGSGEVTFTLESGSDFFKIDNITGELTTNERRIDREKLQQCQMIFDENECFIDFEVSVIGPAQSWVDLFEGKVIILDINDNTPSFPSPVLTLSVEENRPIGTLYLLPTATDRDFGRNGIERYELIQDSGESSRRLGSNSGGRGVDSRRFDEGAARSSVFELQVADTTDGEKQPQLIIKGALDREQRDSYELTLRVRDGGDPPRSSQAILRVMITDVNDNSPRFEKAVYEADLPENSSPGAPILQLKAADADVGVNGQIEYVFGAATESVRRLLRLDEGSGWLSVLHRIDREEVSQLRFTVMARDRGQPPKMDKATVVLNIKDENDNVPAIEIRKIGRIFLKDGVANVAEDVVVDTPIALVQVSDRDQGENGIVTCTVVGDVPFQLKPASEIEGEMNKKKYFLHTSAPLDYEATQEYNVVIVAVDSGSPSLASNNSLIVKVGDFNDNPPIFSQNVVEVSFLENNAPGERVTTVQAIDADSGKNAEIAYSLVSSVNGIFSIDADSGDIRVNTILDREQTERYEFKVIAKDKGMPILQGSATVVVLVADKNDNEPKFMQDVFTFYVKENLTPNSPVGMVTVIDADKGENAEMSLFIEEEEDIFSIENDTGTIFSTMSFDREQKTSYTFRVKAVDGGDPPRSATATVSLFVMDENDNPPTVTFPINSTYTLLPPSSNVRTVVRTVIATDPDTGINADLNYSIIGGNPFKLFEIDGGSGVISLVGKLEQKHYGLHRLVVQVNDSGQPSQSTTTLVHVYVNETLSNSTIVEAQVAKSLGTPLNTNIAGDPNYDLGKQRLSIVIGVVSGIMTVILIILIVVMARYCRPKNKNGYEAGKKDHEDFFTPQQHDKGKKPKKDKKNKKSKQPLYSSIVTIEASKPNGQRYDGVNEKLSDSPGMGRYRSVNGGPGSPDLARHYKSSSPLPTVQLHPQSPTAGKKHQAVQDLPPANTFVGTGDNISLGSDHCSEYSSQTINKYNKQPFRRVTFSVVSQPQDPHQQGSLQSCYDSGLEESETPSSKGSSGGPRLGALPLPEDSYERTTPDGSVGEAEHMENDTRPLPDVAMTGKCTRECDEYGHSDSCWMPVRTSPERRPKTTTTQQPKLSTFMTGGGSGSSPPEQQQQHPGSQEALAAMSNGDPSSHVMLGNDRNRNLLNKKTASSSSSYEGFGSPSFSPPGVEERVVGHPIEEIPLAPTGEYKPSPCGTLTRREVYL
- the LOC124007690 gene encoding protocadherin-7-like isoform X2; the protein is MRTTGAVDYICYSILILQLLNQPDAKQVLRYRLAEEGPADVRVGNVAKDLGIVAGSGEVTFTLESGSDFFKIDNITGELTTNERRIDREKLQQCQMIFDENECFIDFEVSVIGPAQSWVDLFEGKVIILDINDNTPSFPSPVLTLSVEENRPIGTLYLLPTATDRDFGRNGIERYELIQDSGESSRRLGSNSGGRGVDSRRFDEGAARSSVFELQVADTTDGEKQPQLIIKGALDREQRDSYELTLRVRDGGDPPRSSQAILRVMITDVNDNSPRFEKAVYEADLPENSSPGAPILQLKAADADVGVNGQIEYVFGAATESVRRLLRLDEGSGWLSVLHRIDREEVSQLRFTVMARDRGQPPKMDKATVVLNIKDENDNVPAIEIRKIGRIFLKDGVANVAEDVVVDTPIALVQVSDRDQGENGIVTCTVVGDVPFQLKPASEIEGEMNKKKYFLHTSAPLDYEATQEYNVVIVAVDSGSPSLASNNSLIVKVGDFNDNPPIFSQNVVEVSFLENNAPGERVTTVQAIDADSGKNAEIAYSLVSSVNGIFSIDADSGDIRVNTILDREQTERYEFKVIAKDKGMPILQGSATVVVLVADKNDNEPKFMQDVFTFYVKENLTPNSPVGMVTVIDADKGENAEMSLFIEEEEDIFSIENDTGTIFSTMSFDREQKTSYTFRVKAVDGGDPPRSATATVSLFVMDENDNPPTVTFPINSTYTLLPPSSNVRTVVRTVIATDPDTGINADLNYSIIGGNPFKLFEIDGGSGVISLVGKLEQKHYGLHRLVVQVNDSGQPSQSTTTLVHVYVNETLSNSTIVEAQVAKSLGTPLNTNIAGDPNYDLGKQRLSIVIGVVSGIMTVILIILIVVMARYCRPKNKNGYEAGKKDHEDFFTPQQHDKGKKPKKDKKNKKSKQPLYSSIVTIEASKPNGQRYDGVNEKLSDSPGMGRYRSVNGGPGSPDLARHYKSSSPLPTVQLHPQSPTAGKKHQAVQDLPPANTFVGTGDNISLGSDHCSEYSSQTINKYNKQPFRRVTFSVVSQPQDPHQQGSLQSCYDSGLEESETPSSKGSSGGPRLGALPLPEDSYERTTPDGSVGEAEHMENGYESLPSEAEAIFLDPRTVPETIQDHW